One Nocardia farcinica genomic region harbors:
- a CDS encoding PucR family transcriptional regulator has translation MVDRKPPRPRRISEGSSEHEVYLPTGALSPNRQTRDPLPDTLLKRVKQFSGRLSTEAVGSMQDRLPFFADLDAAQRAGVQMLVQTAVVNFLEWLQDPDSDIRFSLDAFQVIPQDLARRLTLRQTVDMVRVAMEFFEQWLPALARNDRQLVALTEAVLRYGRELGFAAASVYASAAESRGAWDTRLEALVVDAVVRGDTGPDMLSRAATLNWDATAPATVLVGTPPGEQGVSSVGAVHTIAARHGRAALAVVQGARLVMVVSGHLGDSYASPFLADLLAEVFSDGPVVIGPTVRTLGAAHASAVEALAGMEAVVGWRGAPRPVHAAELLPERALLGDRGAIDALNEYVVLPLAAAGSALADTLDAYLDCGGAVETCARQLYVHPNTVRYRLKRIAEITGRDPMNPRDAYVLRIAATVGRLTRMRNESSPPAPEASQATIGSEGL, from the coding sequence ATGGTGGACCGTAAACCGCCGCGGCCGAGACGGATCTCCGAAGGCTCTTCCGAGCACGAGGTGTATCTGCCCACGGGCGCGCTCTCGCCGAACCGCCAGACCCGCGACCCCCTGCCGGACACGCTGCTCAAACGGGTGAAGCAGTTCTCCGGCCGCCTGTCCACCGAGGCGGTGGGGTCGATGCAGGATCGGCTGCCGTTCTTCGCCGATCTGGACGCCGCGCAACGCGCGGGCGTGCAGATGCTGGTGCAGACCGCGGTGGTGAACTTCCTGGAGTGGCTGCAGGACCCGGACAGTGACATCCGGTTCAGCCTGGACGCCTTCCAGGTGATCCCGCAGGATTTGGCGCGGCGGCTCACGCTGCGCCAGACCGTGGACATGGTGCGGGTGGCCATGGAGTTCTTCGAACAGTGGCTGCCCGCGCTGGCCCGCAACGACCGTCAGCTGGTGGCGCTCACCGAGGCGGTGCTGCGATACGGGCGCGAGCTCGGGTTCGCGGCCGCCTCGGTGTACGCCAGCGCGGCGGAGTCGCGCGGCGCGTGGGACACCCGCCTCGAGGCCCTGGTGGTGGATGCCGTCGTCCGCGGGGACACCGGGCCGGACATGCTCTCGCGGGCGGCCACCCTGAACTGGGACGCCACCGCACCCGCCACGGTGTTGGTGGGCACGCCGCCGGGAGAGCAGGGCGTGTCCTCGGTGGGAGCGGTGCACACCATCGCCGCCCGGCACGGGCGCGCCGCGCTGGCGGTGGTGCAGGGCGCCCGGCTGGTGATGGTGGTCAGCGGTCACCTCGGTGATTCCTATGCCTCGCCGTTCCTGGCCGATCTGCTGGCCGAGGTGTTCTCCGACGGGCCGGTGGTCATCGGCCCGACCGTGCGGACCCTGGGCGCGGCGCATGCCAGCGCGGTCGAGGCGCTAGCCGGTATGGAGGCCGTCGTGGGCTGGCGCGGGGCGCCGCGGCCGGTGCACGCCGCGGAATTGTTGCCGGAACGAGCCCTGTTGGGGGACCGAGGTGCAATCGACGCGCTGAACGAGTATGTTGTCCTCCCGTTGGCTGCGGCGGGATCGGCGCTGGCCGACACCCTCGATGCCTATCTCGACTGCGGCGGAGCCGTGGAGACGTGCGCGCGTCAGCTGTACGTCCATCCAAATACGGTCCGCTATCGGCTCAAGCGCATCGCCGAGATCACGGGCCGTGATCCGATGAATCCGCGGGACGCCTATGTACTCCGGATCGCAGCCACAGTGGGTCGTTTGACACGAATGCGTAACGAATCGTCACCCCCTGCCCCAGAGGCATCGCAGGCCACGATCGGTTCGGAAGGGCTGTAA
- a CDS encoding KasA/KasB family beta-ketoacyl-ACP synthase → MTTPSTLNGNFPNVVVTSMAATTSIAGDVDATWKGLLNGESGIDVLEDSFIEEYDLPVRIGGHLKVNPDTLLSRVEIRRMAYVERLATVLGREVWKNAGSPEVDPDRLAVAIGTGLGGGDALIDSVDKLKNGGYRKISPLAVQMVMPNGPSACVGLELKARAGVVTPVSACSSGSEAIANAWRMIVMGDADVVVTGGVEGYIDSVPIAAFSMMRAMSTRNDDPKGASRPFDKDRDGFVFGEAGALMVLETEEHAKARGATIHARLLGAGITSDGYHLVAPDPEGTGAARAMTRAMQSAGLTKQDITHINAHATATPIGDTAEANAINKAVGNHPSVYAPKSALGHSIGAVGALESVLTVLSIRDGIVPPTLNLDNQDPEIDLDVVKGEARRQEIEYAINNSFGFGGHNVALAFGRA, encoded by the coding sequence GTGACCACTCCTTCCACCTTGAACGGGAATTTCCCCAACGTCGTCGTGACGAGCATGGCGGCTACCACGTCGATCGCGGGCGACGTCGATGCGACGTGGAAGGGACTCCTCAACGGCGAGAGCGGCATCGACGTTCTCGAGGATTCCTTCATCGAGGAGTACGACCTCCCTGTTCGCATCGGCGGACACCTGAAGGTCAACCCCGACACCCTGCTGAGCAGGGTCGAGATCCGTCGCATGGCGTACGTCGAGCGACTCGCGACCGTTCTGGGTCGCGAGGTGTGGAAGAACGCCGGCAGCCCGGAGGTCGACCCCGACCGCCTGGCTGTGGCGATCGGCACCGGTCTCGGCGGCGGTGACGCGCTGATCGACTCGGTCGACAAGCTGAAGAACGGTGGCTATCGCAAGATCTCGCCGCTGGCTGTTCAGATGGTCATGCCGAACGGTCCGTCCGCCTGTGTCGGACTCGAGCTGAAGGCCAGGGCGGGAGTGGTCACTCCGGTCTCGGCGTGCTCGTCGGGTTCGGAAGCCATCGCCAACGCGTGGCGGATGATCGTGATGGGTGACGCCGATGTGGTCGTCACCGGCGGTGTCGAAGGTTACATCGACTCCGTGCCGATCGCCGCGTTCTCGATGATGCGCGCGATGAGCACCCGCAACGACGATCCCAAGGGCGCTTCGCGGCCCTTCGACAAGGATCGCGACGGTTTCGTCTTCGGAGAGGCCGGCGCCCTGATGGTGCTCGAGACCGAGGAGCACGCCAAGGCTCGTGGCGCCACCATCCATGCCCGCCTGCTGGGTGCGGGCATCACCTCCGATGGTTACCACCTGGTCGCCCCCGATCCGGAGGGCACCGGCGCGGCCCGCGCGATGACCCGCGCGATGCAGTCCGCCGGCCTGACCAAGCAGGACATCACCCACATCAACGCGCACGCCACCGCCACCCCCATCGGTGACACGGCGGAGGCCAACGCGATCAACAAGGCCGTGGGCAACCACCCCTCGGTCTACGCGCCCAAGTCGGCGCTCGGCCACTCGATCGGCGCCGTGGGCGCGCTCGAGTCGGTGCTCACCGTGCTGAGCATCCGCGACGGCATCGTGCCGCCGACGTTGAACCTGGACAACCAGGACCCGGAGATCGATCTCGATGTGGTGAAGGGCGAGGCCCGCCGCCAGGAAATCGAATACGCGATCAACAACTCGTTCGGTTTCGGCGGGCACAATGTCGCCCTCGCCTTCGGTCGCGCATAG
- a CDS encoding ACP S-malonyltransferase — MIALFAPGQGSQTPGMLAPWLELPGANDRLALWSKAAGLDLARLGTTATAEEIVDTAVTQPLVVAAALLAYAEIGQDALPADTIVAGHSVGEFAAAAVAGVITPDEAVTLAAIRGAEMAKACALEPTGMSAVLGGDEAAVLARLSELDLVPANRNAVGQIVAAGRLDALAELAANPPEKARVRALPVAGAFHTAFMAPAQDAVAKAIAQITPGEPTRTLLSNYDGKPVSSGRDAIEKLAAQVTRPVRWDLCTETVRQAGVAGVAELPPAGTLVGIAKRELKGTPNLALKTPDDLPALAALGTSG, encoded by the coding sequence GTGATCGCGTTGTTCGCCCCTGGACAGGGGTCTCAGACACCCGGCATGCTCGCGCCCTGGCTCGAACTGCCCGGCGCGAATGATCGCCTCGCCCTGTGGTCGAAGGCCGCGGGCCTCGACCTGGCCCGGCTCGGCACCACCGCGACGGCCGAGGAGATCGTCGACACCGCGGTGACCCAGCCGCTGGTCGTCGCCGCCGCGCTGCTCGCCTACGCGGAGATCGGGCAGGATGCGCTGCCGGCGGATACCATCGTGGCCGGGCATTCGGTCGGCGAGTTCGCCGCCGCCGCCGTGGCCGGGGTGATCACCCCGGACGAGGCGGTCACTCTCGCCGCCATCCGCGGCGCGGAGATGGCGAAGGCGTGCGCGCTGGAACCGACCGGCATGTCCGCAGTGCTCGGTGGCGACGAGGCCGCCGTGCTGGCGCGGTTGTCCGAACTGGACCTCGTTCCGGCCAACCGCAACGCGGTGGGCCAGATCGTGGCCGCGGGCCGGCTGGACGCCCTGGCCGAGCTCGCCGCGAACCCGCCGGAGAAGGCGCGGGTGCGTGCCCTGCCGGTGGCGGGCGCCTTCCACACCGCCTTCATGGCACCGGCGCAGGATGCGGTGGCCAAGGCCATCGCGCAGATCACGCCCGGTGAGCCGACCCGGACCCTGCTGTCGAACTACGACGGCAAGCCGGTGAGCTCGGGCCGTGACGCGATCGAGAAGCTCGCGGCGCAGGTCACCCGGCCGGTGCGCTGGGACCTGTGCACCGAGACCGTCCGGCAGGCCGGCGTGGCCGGGGTGGCGGAGCTGCCGCCCGCGGGAACGCTGGTCGGCATCGCCAAGCGGGAACTGAAGGGGACGCCGAACCTGGCGCTCAAGACCCCCGACGACCTCCCCGCGTTGGCCGCGCTGGGAACCTCCGGCTAG
- a CDS encoding Eco57I restriction-modification methylase domain-containing protein, with product MGAPARDAGERKRHGRHYTPPELARFLARRVLAHLPPASAAGWQVLDPACGEGELLLALHREAARVRPGVPIRMTGYDLDESALARARVRAAAAGMVADWHTGDFLSEVARLGPGRFDAIITNPPYVRVQHLGADTARLLSREFGLHGRIDLTHPFVTVAPRLLRPAGVLGLLCANRFLTTKAGANIRAVLLRELPPVELYDLGDTKLFAAAVLPAITVAVSARTGGVCRHVSAYEIPGDGTGSGGGLFEALLGDAPTVVGHNGRTFAVEVGTLATGEPGDSGGDRPRRPSGPDAPWRMSHPVLDSWLAAIGARTWRTIGEVAKVRVGIKTNADRVFIRDDWAAVEPRPEPQLLLDLITHRDLAPWRIDRAPVTKVLYPYDRSERQRVPVDLAEFPGAAAYLERHRAALAAREYLTGSGREWYEIWVPQRPHLWRVPKVVFPDISEQPRFALDDSGAVVNGDCYWISLADLGGSAELAYLLMGVANSPLGKRYYDAVCGNRLYSGRRRWITQYVSRLPLPDPAGAPARRIVEEVAELIAGRGSADQLDALVAAAFGVS from the coding sequence ATGGGCGCCCCGGCCCGCGACGCGGGCGAGCGGAAACGGCACGGCAGGCACTACACGCCCCCGGAGCTGGCGCGCTTCCTCGCGCGACGGGTGCTCGCGCATCTGCCGCCCGCGTCGGCGGCGGGGTGGCAGGTTCTCGATCCGGCCTGCGGCGAGGGGGAGTTGCTGCTCGCCCTGCACCGGGAAGCGGCCCGGGTGAGGCCCGGTGTTCCGATCCGGATGACCGGATACGACCTGGACGAATCCGCACTCGCCCGGGCCCGGGTCAGGGCCGCCGCCGCGGGCATGGTGGCCGACTGGCACACCGGCGACTTCCTGTCCGAAGTCGCCCGGCTGGGGCCGGGCCGGTTCGACGCGATCATCACCAATCCGCCGTACGTGCGGGTGCAGCATCTCGGCGCCGACACCGCCCGCCTGCTCAGCCGGGAGTTCGGCTTGCACGGGCGCATCGACCTGACCCACCCGTTCGTCACCGTCGCACCGCGCCTGCTGCGGCCCGCGGGGGTGCTGGGCCTGTTGTGCGCCAACCGGTTTCTGACCACCAAGGCGGGCGCGAACATCCGTGCCGTGCTGCTGCGGGAACTACCCCCGGTCGAGTTGTACGACCTCGGCGACACGAAGTTGTTCGCGGCCGCGGTGTTGCCTGCGATCACCGTGGCCGTCAGCGCGCGCACCGGCGGTGTGTGCCGGCACGTCTCGGCCTACGAGATCCCCGGCGACGGGACCGGCTCCGGCGGCGGTCTTTTCGAGGCGTTGCTCGGCGACGCGCCCACCGTGGTCGGGCACAACGGCCGCACGTTCGCCGTGGAGGTGGGCACGCTGGCGACGGGGGAGCCGGGGGACTCCGGCGGCGATCGGCCACGGCGGCCGTCGGGCCCCGACGCGCCCTGGCGGATGTCGCATCCGGTGCTGGATTCCTGGCTGGCCGCGATCGGCGCGCGCACCTGGCGCACGATCGGCGAGGTGGCGAAGGTGCGCGTCGGCATCAAGACGAACGCGGACCGGGTCTTCATCCGCGACGACTGGGCGGCGGTCGAACCGCGGCCGGAGCCGCAGCTGCTGCTGGATCTCATCACCCACCGGGATCTGGCTCCGTGGCGGATCGACCGGGCGCCCGTGACGAAGGTGCTGTATCCCTACGACCGGTCCGAACGGCAACGTGTCCCTGTCGACCTGGCGGAATTCCCCGGTGCCGCAGCGTATCTCGAACGACACCGGGCGGCGCTGGCGGCGCGCGAGTACCTGACCGGCAGCGGCCGGGAGTGGTACGAGATCTGGGTGCCGCAGCGCCCGCACCTGTGGCGGGTGCCGAAGGTGGTGTTCCCCGACATCAGCGAGCAGCCGCGTTTCGCGCTCGACGATTCGGGGGCGGTGGTGAACGGCGACTGCTACTGGATCTCGCTGGCCGATCTCGGCGGCTCGGCCGAGCTGGCCTATCTGCTCATGGGCGTGGCCAATTCACCGTTGGGGAAGCGCTACTACGACGCGGTGTGCGGCAACCGGCTCTATTCGGGCAGGCGGCGATGGATCACCCAGTATGTCTCGCGCCTGCCGCTGCCGGACCCGGCGGGCGCGCCCGCCCGCCGCATCGTCGAGGAGGTCGCGGAGCTGATCGCGGGCCGGGGCTCGGCGGATCAGCTGGACGCGCTGGTGGCCGCGGCGTTCGGCGTCTCCTGA
- a CDS encoding TetR/AcrR family transcriptional regulator: MPAVPPMLQRILDKPVADGEKLLESALSAFLDFGIKRTSMGEIARRAGISPATLYRRFESKNELVEAVSVREAQRFVEYIDKRVQTVEGTENQLVEIFVAFITAIAGNELLRRLLRTEPDLILPRLTTEAGPVLAVGRVYLAEKLRELADTDIDADLVAEIMARLALSLALTPDGLIPLADIDAGRDFARRTLLPMVGVHRAQETPNAAATSASS; the protein is encoded by the coding sequence ATGCCCGCCGTCCCACCCATGCTCCAGCGCATTCTCGACAAGCCCGTCGCCGACGGGGAGAAACTGCTGGAGAGCGCGCTCTCGGCCTTCCTGGATTTCGGTATCAAGCGCACCAGCATGGGCGAGATCGCGCGGCGGGCGGGGATCAGCCCCGCCACCCTGTATCGGCGCTTCGAGTCCAAGAACGAACTGGTGGAAGCGGTCAGCGTCCGTGAGGCGCAACGGTTCGTCGAGTACATCGACAAGCGGGTGCAGACGGTCGAGGGCACCGAGAACCAGTTGGTGGAGATCTTCGTCGCGTTCATCACCGCCATCGCGGGCAACGAACTGCTGCGCCGGCTGCTGCGCACCGAACCCGACCTGATCCTGCCCCGGCTCACCACCGAGGCCGGTCCCGTCCTCGCGGTGGGCCGGGTCTATCTGGCCGAGAAGCTGCGCGAGCTGGCCGACACCGACATCGACGCGGACCTGGTGGCCGAGATCATGGCGCGCCTGGCACTGTCGCTCGCGCTGACCCCGGACGGTCTGATCCCGCTCGCCGACATCGACGCCGGGCGCGACTTCGCCCGCCGCACCCTGCTGCCGATGGTCGGGGTACACCGCGCTCAGGAGACGCCGAACGCCGCGGCCACCAGCGCGTCCAGCTGA
- a CDS encoding acyl-CoA carboxylase subunit beta has protein sequence MTIMAPAFQPETATDPRDPMGRLQRFFDPGTVLPLHPRDKSGVLAAIGEVDGVRTVAYCSDATVMGGAMGVEGCKHIVDAIDTAIDSGVPVVGLWHSGGARLAEGVEALHAVGLVFEAMVRASGRVPQISVVLGFAAGGAAYGPALTDIVIMAPEGRVFVTGPDVVRSVTGEQVDMATLGGPETHGKKSGVCHIVADDEADAMHRARKLVSMFAEQGEFDLVAAEHGNVDLQAMLPDSPKRAYDVKPIVHELLDNVDGESSFEELQGGYARSMVVGLGRLGGRTVGVLANNPLRLGGCLNSESAEKASRFVRLCDAFGIPLIVITDVPGYLPGVGQEWEGVVRRGAKLLHAFAEARVPRVTLVTRKIYGGAYIAMNARSLGATAVYAWPGSEVAVMGAKAAVGILHKKALAAAPEEEREALHERLTAEHEKIAGGVDRALAIGVVDEVIDPAKTRSVIAAALAAAPARPSHHKNIPL, from the coding sequence ATGACAATCATGGCTCCCGCGTTTCAACCGGAAACCGCGACCGATCCCCGCGATCCGATGGGTCGGCTCCAGCGTTTCTTCGATCCCGGCACCGTTCTGCCCCTGCACCCGCGTGACAAGTCCGGCGTGCTCGCCGCGATCGGCGAGGTGGACGGCGTGCGCACCGTGGCCTACTGCTCCGACGCCACCGTCATGGGCGGCGCGATGGGCGTGGAGGGCTGCAAGCACATCGTCGATGCCATCGACACCGCCATCGATTCCGGCGTTCCCGTGGTCGGCCTGTGGCATTCCGGCGGCGCCCGGCTCGCCGAGGGCGTCGAGGCGCTGCACGCGGTCGGCCTGGTCTTCGAGGCGATGGTGCGCGCGTCCGGTCGCGTCCCGCAGATCTCGGTCGTGCTCGGCTTCGCCGCCGGTGGCGCGGCCTACGGCCCGGCGCTGACCGACATCGTGATCATGGCGCCCGAGGGCCGCGTGTTCGTGACCGGCCCCGACGTGGTCCGCAGCGTCACCGGCGAGCAGGTGGACATGGCCACCCTCGGCGGCCCCGAGACGCACGGCAAGAAGTCCGGCGTCTGCCACATCGTCGCCGACGACGAGGCCGATGCGATGCACCGCGCCCGCAAGCTGGTCTCGATGTTCGCCGAGCAGGGCGAATTCGACCTGGTGGCGGCCGAGCACGGCAACGTCGACCTGCAGGCGATGCTGCCCGATTCGCCCAAGCGCGCCTACGACGTCAAGCCGATCGTGCACGAGCTGCTCGACAACGTCGACGGTGAGTCCTCGTTCGAGGAGCTGCAGGGCGGCTACGCGCGCAGCATGGTGGTCGGTCTGGGCCGTCTCGGCGGGCGCACCGTCGGCGTGCTGGCCAACAACCCGCTGCGGCTGGGCGGCTGCCTGAACTCCGAGAGCGCCGAGAAGGCCTCCCGGTTCGTGCGGCTGTGCGATGCGTTCGGCATCCCGCTGATCGTCATCACCGACGTCCCCGGCTACCTGCCCGGCGTCGGCCAGGAGTGGGAGGGCGTGGTGCGCCGCGGCGCCAAGCTGCTGCACGCCTTCGCCGAGGCCCGCGTCCCGCGCGTCACGCTGGTGACCCGCAAGATCTACGGCGGCGCCTACATCGCGATGAACGCCCGCTCGCTGGGCGCGACCGCGGTGTACGCCTGGCCGGGGTCCGAGGTGGCCGTGATGGGCGCCAAGGCCGCGGTCGGCATCCTCCACAAGAAGGCCCTCGCGGCCGCGCCGGAGGAGGAGCGCGAGGCGCTGCACGAGCGGCTCACCGCCGAGCACGAGAAGATCGCGGGTGGCGTGGACCGCGCCCTGGCCATCGGTGTGGTGGACGAGGTCATCGACCCGGCGAAGACCCGCAGTGTCATCGCCGCCGCGCTGGCCGCCGCGCCCGCGCGCCCGAGCCATCACAAGAACATTCCGCTGTGA
- a CDS encoding winged helix-turn-helix transcriptional regulator, which produces MRYEDLADEPCSITRPLVVLGDRWTLVILKYAFSGVRRFNAFQSAMGISRGRLQDRLDRLVEHGILVKQKAAEGAYEEYRLTRKGHDIYPVLMAIRAWGDTYMAPDGPPVRYHHRDCAGEARVRLECDSCGAEVTARDIVPELGPGLLREQSAG; this is translated from the coding sequence ATGCGCTACGAGGATCTTGCCGACGAGCCGTGTTCGATCACGCGCCCGCTGGTCGTGCTCGGGGACCGGTGGACCCTGGTGATCCTGAAGTACGCGTTCTCGGGGGTGCGCCGGTTCAACGCCTTCCAGAGTGCGATGGGCATTTCCCGGGGGCGGTTGCAGGACCGGCTGGACCGGCTCGTCGAGCACGGGATCCTGGTGAAGCAGAAGGCCGCGGAGGGCGCGTACGAGGAGTACCGGCTGACGCGGAAGGGGCACGACATCTACCCCGTCCTCATGGCGATCCGCGCGTGGGGTGACACCTACATGGCGCCGGACGGCCCGCCGGTGCGCTACCACCATCGCGACTGCGCGGGGGAGGCGCGGGTGCGGCTGGAATGCGACAGCTGCGGCGCCGAGGTGACCGCTCGCGACATCGTGCCGGAACTGGGGCCCGGCCTGCTGCGCGAGCAGTCCGCGGGGTGA
- the acpM gene encoding meromycolate extension acyl carrier protein AcpM, translating into MAALTQEQIVEELGKIIEEVTGIEPSEVTLEKSFVDDLDIDSLSMVEIAVQTEDKYGVKIPDEDLASLKTVGDAVAYIQKLEAENADAAAELKAKFDAE; encoded by the coding sequence GTGGCCGCTCTGACCCAGGAACAAATCGTCGAGGAACTCGGCAAGATCATCGAAGAGGTGACGGGCATCGAACCCTCCGAGGTGACGCTCGAGAAGTCCTTCGTCGATGACCTGGACATCGACTCGCTGTCCATGGTCGAGATCGCTGTGCAGACCGAGGACAAGTACGGTGTGAAGATCCCGGACGAGGATCTGGCCAGCTTGAAGACGGTCGGCGACGCTGTCGCCTACATCCAGAAGCTCGAGGCCGAGAACGCTGACGCGGCCGCGGAGCTCAAGGCCAAGTTCGACGCCGAGTAG
- a CDS encoding nitroreductase, whose protein sequence is MSPTSTPTAEQAALARILDGRYTCRQFRPDPVPRATIETLLRMAQRTPSWCNTQPWQVVVTEPAATDRFRKELLEHIQTATPAPDLPFPGQYTGAYRDRRRECGKQLYESVGIARGDNAGSMRQMLRNFELFDAPHVAIVTTEAELGVYGAVDSGLYIGTFLLAAQSLGLGAAPQAALAGYSPFLRSHFGIPEHRQVVAGISFGYADTEHPVNSFRTTRADLDQVVTFVD, encoded by the coding sequence ATGAGCCCGACCAGCACGCCGACCGCCGAGCAGGCGGCACTGGCCCGGATACTCGACGGGCGGTACACCTGCCGCCAGTTCCGTCCCGACCCGGTGCCGCGCGCGACGATCGAGACCCTGCTGCGCATGGCCCAGCGCACCCCGTCGTGGTGCAACACCCAGCCCTGGCAGGTGGTGGTCACCGAACCCGCCGCCACCGACCGGTTCCGCAAGGAGCTGCTCGAACACATCCAGACCGCCACCCCCGCACCCGATCTGCCGTTCCCCGGCCAGTACACCGGCGCCTACCGCGACCGGCGGCGCGAATGCGGCAAGCAGCTCTACGAGAGTGTCGGCATCGCCCGCGGCGACAACGCCGGCTCCATGCGCCAGATGCTGCGCAATTTCGAACTCTTCGACGCGCCGCACGTCGCGATCGTCACCACCGAGGCCGAACTCGGCGTCTACGGCGCGGTCGACAGCGGCCTCTACATCGGCACCTTCCTGCTGGCCGCCCAGAGCCTCGGCCTCGGCGCCGCCCCGCAGGCCGCGCTCGCCGGCTATTCGCCGTTCCTGCGCAGCCACTTCGGGATCCCCGAGCACCGGCAGGTGGTGGCGGGCATCAGCTTCGGCTACGCCGACACCGAACACCCGGTGAATTCCTTCCGCACCACCCGCGCGGACCTCGACCAGGTGGTCACCTTCGTCGACTGA